From a region of the Nothobranchius furzeri strain GRZ-AD chromosome 12, NfurGRZ-RIMD1, whole genome shotgun sequence genome:
- the anks4b gene encoding ankyrin repeat and SAM domain-containing protein 4B, with protein MSRYHKAAIDGNLDLLKEATRKHLNTADDDGMTPTLLAAFHGHVNALQLICSREGDPNKSDIWGNTPLHHAAANGHMHIISFLVNFGANLFSQDNEFHTAMDVAASRGHMECVRFLDDAAAQQTNQNPKRVANLKKEAQKEAEKRVKVCEKVKKQHQSRMDKLQRGSVSEASMGSTFSSGESMIAVNEQYSKLIASEKTGSFTARVKGTLQKRLGMKDKGTLQQTGSGNVIFRQQGNETSDKPDFLNVFSEEEEERELEGRETAEYDDDGFEEPGQGNQSIFNRPGLGGLIFMSKMNVESEDIPRDYESLDYFVQNQLLGAQEDANGFDDPGDTDLPWDQEDLGLDDDDVDEESSPLEVFLSSISLPEFAPAFNREHLDLEALMLCSDEDLKGIRIQLGPRKKILEAVARRTKALENSGVMKNSSL; from the exons ATGTCGAGGTACCACAAGGCAGCGATCGATGGTAACTTGGACCTCTTGAAGGAGGCAACAAGGAAGCACCTGAACACCGCAGATGATGATGGGATGACTCCCACCCTACTGGCTGCTTTTCATGGACACGTCAACGCTCTTCAGCTCATATGCAGCAGAGA AGGAGATCCCAACAAGAGTGACATCTGGGGGAACACGCCCCTGCACCATGCAGCAGCTAACGGCCACATGCACATTATCAGCTTTCTGGTTAATTTTGGAGCCAATCTCTTTTCTCAGGACAATGAATTCCACACAGCAATGGATGTCGCTGCATCTCGTGGCCACATGGAGTGTGTGCGCTTTCTGGATGATGCTGCTGCACAGCAAACCAACCAAAATCCCAAAAGGGTGGCAAATCTGAAGAAGGAGGCTCAGAAAGAGGCGGAAAAGAGAGTGAAAGTCTGCGAGAAGGTGAAAAAACAACACCAGAGCAGGATGGATAAACTGCAGCGTGGCTCGGTTTCTGAGGCGAGCATGGGATCCACGTTCTCAAGTGGAGAGTCTATGATCGCAGTCAACGAGCAGTACTCCAAACTTATTGCTTCAGAGAAAACGGGCTCTTTTACTGCCAGGGTAAAAGGAACACTCCAGAAGAGGCTGGGGATGAAAGACAAAGGCACTCTgcaacaaacaggaagtgggaatgtCATCTTTAGACAACAAGGGAATGAAACTTCGGATAAACCAGACTTTCTGAATGTCTtcagtgaggaggaggaggagagggagcTAGAAGGAAGAGAGACTGCAGagtatgatgatgatggctttgaagAACCAGGCCAAGGTAACCAGTCCATCTTCAATCGCCCGGGCCTTGGAGGTCTGATTTTCATGTCGAAGATGAACGTGGAGTCCGAGGACATTCCTCGTGACTACGAAAGTCTTGATTACTTTGTTCAGAACCAACTGCTTGGGGCTCAGGAAGACGCCAATGGCTTTGACGATCCAGGTGACACTGACCTTCCTTGGGATCAGGAGGATCTGGGattggatgatgatgatgtagaTGAAGAAAGCTCTCCTTTGGAAGTGTTTTTGTCCTCCATCTCCTTGCCAGAGTTTGCTCCTGCTTTCAACAGAGAGCACTTGGACTTGGAGGCACTCATGCTTTGCTCTGATGAAGACCTGAAAGGCATTCGTATCCAATTGGGACCCAGGAAGAAGATTTTGGAGGCAGTTGCTCGCAGAACAAAGGCACTAGAAAATTCTGGAGTCATGAAGAACAGCTCCTTGTGA
- the uqcrc2a gene encoding ubiquinol-cytochrome c reductase core protein 2a yields the protein MKGVRSLYNFSKRSYAAARRGQTLSEPLSSLKPARTAPFPPQNVQVSKLPNGLVIASLENYSPLSSIGVFVKAGSRFETSENLGVSHVLRLAANLTTKGASAFKICHSVEALGGSLSVTGSRETMVYTADCLRDDIEPLLEFLVNVTTAQEFRPWEVNELTPRVKIDKALVQQCPQMNVMEMLHEAAYKNALSNSLYCPDFMVGRISSEQLHSFVEDNFTSGRMALVGLGVNHSILKQVGEGLLGARSGARAPVTKAVYRGGELRLKNSDDLVHALIVSEGSVTGSAEANAFTVLQRILGAGPYVKRGSGPSSKLSQGIAKATTQPFDATAFNASYSDSGLFGIYTIAQAHSAGEVIKAAVAQVNNVAAGSISEADLVRSKNQVKAECLMSMETSECLLGEIGAQVLTTAAYQAPESVLQAIDAVTKDDVMKAAKKFVDGKKTMAASGHLVNTPFVDEL from the exons ATGAAAGGAGTCCGGTCTCTGTATAATTTCTCG AAACGCAGCTATGCTGCTGCCAGAAGGGGTCAAACTCTCTCTGAACCCCTTTCAAGCCTAAAACCTGCCCGAACGGCACCTTTTCCTCCACAGAATGTCCAA GTGTCGAAACTCCCAAACGGGCTGGTAATCGCGTCCCTGGAGAACTATTCCCCTTTGTCGAGCATTGGTGTGTTTGTGAAAGCTGGAAGTCGCTTCGAGACCTCCGAAAACCTGGGTGTTTCTCACGTGTTACGACTGGCAGCAAACCTG ACAACAAAGGGAGCATCTGCCTTTAAGATCTGTCACAGTGTGGAAGCCTTGGGAGGAAGCCTGAG TGTGACGGGATCCAGAGAGACCATGGTCTACACTGCAGACTGTCTGAGAGATGATAT AGAACCGCTCCTAGAGTTTCTGGTCAACGTGACGACGGCGCAGGAGTTTCGACCATGGGAAGTGAATGAACTGACGCCCAGGGTGAAGATTGACAAGGCTTTGGTTCAGCAATGTCCTCAGATGA ATGTAATGGAGATGTTGCATGAAGCAGCGTACAAAAACGCCCTGTCCAACTCCTTGTACTGTCCTGACTTCATGGTTGGTCGGATCTCCTCTGAACAG CTACACTCCTTTGTTGAGGATAATTTCACCTCTGGCAGAATGGCTCTTGTAGGTCTAG GTGTGAATCACTCCATCCTGAAGCAGGTGGGCGAGGGTCTTCTGGGAGCTCGCAGTGGAGCTAGAGCTCCTGTGACTAAAGCAGTGTACCGTGGAG GTGAGCTGCGACTGAAGAACAGCGACGACCTGGTCCACGCGCTGATCGTCAGTGAGGGCAGTGTGACGGGTAGTGCCGAGGCCAATGCCTTCACTGTTTTGCAAAGGATCCTGGGAGCTGGTCCATATGTGAAACGTGGCTCTGGCCCCTCCAGTAAACTGAGCCAGGGTATTGCTAAAGCCACCACACAACCATTTGAT GCAACTGCTTTCAATGCCTCGTACTCTGACTCTGGTTTGTTTGGCATCTATACGATCGCACAAGCGCACTCTGCTGGAGAG GTGATCAAAGCAGCTGTTGCCCAGGTGAACAATGTAGCAGCAGGAAGCATATCAGAGGCTGACCTCGTCAGATCAAA AAACCAGGTGAAAGCTGAGTGTCTGATGTCGATGGAGACCTCTGAGTGTCTGTTGGGAGAGATCGGAGCTCAGGTTCTGACCACTGCAGCTTATCAGGCCCCTGAATCTGTGCTCCAGGCTATAGATGCAGTCACTAAGGATGATGTGATGAAG GCAGCAAAAAAGTTTGTGGATGGCAAAAAGACCATGGCAGCTAGTGGACATCTTGTTAACACACCATTTGTAGATGAATTATGA
- the si:ch211-256e16.3 gene encoding kelch-like protein 20 has product MAEVVAVSTRLLLPSTMNAPFQVQVDANGATAAAASAASSPAPQNSDDYLFVESRHPNTVLQGLNSLRLNNAFCDVTLCCGGQEFPCHRIVLASFSSYFQAMFSTDLLESKQEHVAINGVEPQMIGMLVSYAYTSEVYVSKANVQALLAAANLLDVMAVREACCRFMERQMDEMNCVGIHCFAEAHSCTMLEKRSMEYILEHFSSVCQQEEFLSLSMDKLTEIIASDLLNVPKEEMVFEAIVLWLDKCSSRKQSFEKVLEHIRLPLISPYYLHDVIESLDVVKENQGCQRLISEAKDYLLMKDRRGELYSSRARPRRSTGTAEVIVTVGGEDDKVVLRSVESFDPVTNQWKNLACLPFAVSKHGLVVSDSTLYLAGGEFPDGSASREMWRYDPCFDSWMEMAPMNVARSELGLVMLDGFVYAVGGWEGRSRLASVECYNPHTNAWQFTQSVKMAVTSPAVVALDGLLYVTGGAVLEDGDGTDLAQVYNPKTAAWTEISPMQIARSGSAACTLKGKIYVIGGWHASTENTDKVECYNPKTNQWTMCAPMKERRYRPGAAVVDGKIYVLGGEEGWDRYHDTIERYCDETDAWEIVGEMPTSRSWLSCVSLQLRKDICISSCPDTSNSN; this is encoded by the exons ATGGCTGAAGTGGTCGCCGTCAGCACCCGTCTGCTTCTGCCGTCCACTATGAACGCCCCCTtccaggtccaggtggacgcCAACGGCGCCACCGCTGCAGCTGCTTCCGCCGCCTCCTCGCCCGCTCCTCAGAACAGCGATGACTACCTGTTTGTGGAAAGCAGGCACCCCAACACGGTTCTGCAGGGACTCAACAGCCTGCGGCTCAACAACGCCTTCTGTGATGTGACTCTGTGCTGTGGGGGTCAGGAGTTCCCCTGCCATCGCATCGTGCTGGCTTCTTTCAGCTCCTACTTCCAG GCCATGTTTTCAACTGACCTGCTGGAGTCCAAGCAAGAGCATGTTGCTATAAATGGTGTTGAACCACAGATGATTGGCATGTTGGTGAGCTATGCTTACACCTCTGAGGTCTACGTCTCTAAAGCAAATGTACAG GCGCTGCTGGCAGCAGCCAATCTGCTGGATGTGATGGCTGTTCGAGAGGCTTGTTGTCGCTTCATGGAGCGTCAGATGGATGAGATGAACTGTGTGGGTATTCACTGCTTTGCTGAGGCCCACTCGTGTACAATGTTGGAGAAACGCAGCATGGAGTACATTCTGGAGCACTTCAGTAGTGTGTGTCAACAG GAGGAGTTTTTGTCTCTGTCTATGGACAAACTGACTGAAATCATTGCCAGTGACCTTCTCAATGTGCCCAAAGAGGAGATGGTGTTCGAGGCCATCGTGTTGTGGTTGGATAAATGTTCTTCTCGCAAGCAGAGTTTTGAAAAG GTGCTCGAGCATATCCGCCTGCCTCTCATCAGTCCCTACTACCTCCATGATGTCATCGAGTCTCTGGATGTGGTGAAGGAGAATCAGGGCTGCCAGAGGCTCATCTCTGAGGCCAAGGATTACCTTCTGATGAAGGATCGCCGTGGGGAACTCTACAGCTCCAGAGCAAGGCCGCGCAGGTCGACAG ggACAGCTGAAGTGATCGTTACGGTTGGGGGAGAGGATGATAAAGTGGTGCTGCGCAGCGTGGAGAGCTTTGACCCTGTGACCAACCAGTGGAAGAATCTGGCGTGCCTGCCATTCGCTGTGAGCAAACACGGGCTGGTCGTGTCAG ATTCCACTCTTTACTTGGCAGGAGGAGAATTTCCCGATGGCTCAGCGAGTCGGGAAATGTGGCGCTACGACCCCTGCTTTGACTCGTGGATGGAGATGGCTCCCATGAATGTGGCTCGCTCTGAGTTGG GCTTGGTGATGCTGGATGGTTTTGTGTACGCTGTGGGAGGCTGGGAGGGCCGGTCTCGCCTCGCCTCAGTGGAGTGCTACAATCCTCACACCAACGCTTGGCAGTTCACACAGTCGGTAAAAATGGCCGTCACAAGTCCTGCGGTGGTGGCCCTGGATGGCCTTCTGTATGTTACTG GTGGCGCTGTTCTAGAGGACGGAGACGGAACAGACCTTGCTCAGGTTTATAATCCAAAAACCGCTGCATGGACAGAGATTTCCCCCATGCAGATCGCCCGCTCTGGATCAGCTGCATGTACGCTGAAAGGAAAGATCTACGTTATAG GTGGATGGCATGCCTCAACAGAGAACACGGATAAGGTGGAGTGTTACAATCCCAAGACTAATCAATGGACTATGTGTGCCCCAATGAAGGAAAGACGCTACCGGCCAGGTGCTGCTGTAGTAGATGGAAAGATCTACGTATTAGGAGGAGAAGAAGGCTGGGACAG ATATCATGACACTATAGAGAGGTACTGTGATGAGACCGACGCATGGGAGATTGTCGGGGAGATGCCGACCAGTCGCAGCTGGCTCAGCTGTGTGTCTCTCCAGCTGAGGAAGGACATCTGCATAAGCAGCTGTCCTGACACTTCAAACAGCAACTAA